CCGCCGGGCCGATGACGATCAGCGTCTGGGTCAAGGGTTGGCCCGATACGTGGGAGGGCTTCGTTTCGGAAAAGGGCGAGAGCGGCAACGGGTATCAGCTCCGCAAATTCAACGACACGAACCACGCGGCCTTCACACTGCGCGGCACCGGGGGCAATGACGATCCGCAAGGCGGGATCAACGTCAACGACGGGCAATGGCACCAGCTCACGGGGGTGTGGGACTCGGCCAACGGCAATCGCTACTTGTACGTCGACGGCGTGCTGGACACGGCCGGGTCGATCACGGACGGCTCGGACACGGGCTCCGTCGCCGCCGCGACGTATGAATATGTCGTCTTCGGCGGCCGCGACAACGGCGGATCGATCAACAGCTTCGCGCAGGTGAAACTCGACGATGTGCGCATCTACAACGAAGCGCTGACGCAAAGCCAGATCGCCGCGACGGCCGGTCGCAATCTGACCAATAGCGAGAAGATCGCCGACTCGCTCGGCGGCGCGGGCTCGGCGTCGGGCATCCGATTCCAGCAGTTCGCCAGCGGCAGCGGCGCGCTCGGCAGCATCGATCAGGGCGAAGGCCTGCTCAGCGGCGAACTATTCCACCCCGGCGGTCAGGCCGCGGCCGGTTCCGTCAGCACGATCAACTACACCAACAGCGCCGGCACGCCCGGCCTCATCGCCGGCACCGCCAACTACCCCGGCGGCTCCAGCGACAACATGGCGACCCAGTGGGCCGGCGTCCTGGATATTCAGACCGCCGGGCAGTACGTGTTCGGCGTCAATTCCGATGACGGCTTCCGTCTGACGATCGGCGGGAAGGTCGTCTCCGAATTCGTCGGCCCGACCGGCGGCAGCGATCAGCGCGTCGGCATCACCTTCGACGAAGCCGGTCTGTATCGCTTCGAACTGACGCAGTACAACGGCGGCGGCGGCAACAATCTCGAATTCTGGGCCAAACAGGGAACGGACAATACGGTCGGCCCGCTCGTGGGCGATACGGCCAACGGTGGAATCGCCGTCTATCAGAATGTGCTGACCAGCAGCGAGAACCTCGGCAGCGCCATCGCCACTGGCACGGGCGTCAAGACCGTCAGCGAACATGATGTGCAGAAATCCGGCTTCACGGTCAACTCGCTCTACGAAGTCGGTCAGATGCTCGACGGCACGGTGACGCCGACGCTCGATCGGGGTCATGCTCGGACGAACATCAGCGGCGTGGGCGTGCCAAGCGGATTCAACGGCGACAACTTCGGCGTGGCGTTCACGGGCGTGATGAATATCACGTCGCCGGGCCAGTACACGTTCTCGACCGCCAGCGATGACGGGTTCCGACTCATCATCGGCGGCACCGTCGTCTCCGAAGCCAATTACCCCAAAGGGACGAACGCCATCACCAACACCGCCAACTTCCTGGAAGCGGGCGTGTACGAGTATCAACTACTCTGGTTCGAAAAGAGCGGCGGCGAAGGCATGACGTTCACCGCGCAGGACGCTCTGAGCAATAATGTCGAGTTCTATGGCTTGGCCGGTGATGACAACACGATCGACCGTCAACGCAATGGATTCGTCGTCAAGGCCGTCCAACTCGCGGCCGGACAACTGGGCGGGTCGCTGGGCGATCTGAATGAGGCGAATGATCTGCTGGATTTCCCGACGATCTACGGCTCGACCCGCGCCAAGGACTATTACGCGACGCTCAATCTGCTCGACGGCGGCAGCGATGCGAACTACGGCGGCGGCGTCGCCCCGCCGATCACCGGCGACAACTACGCACTCGAAGCCACCGGAGCCGTGCACATTCTCACCGCCGGGTTTTACACGTTCGGCATGAACGGCGACGACGGGTATTCCCTGGCGATCGGCGGCAACGTCGTGCTGGAGCGCTTCGGCACCGGCGGCCCGGGCAACGTGCTGGCCACTGTCTTTTTCAAGACCGCAGGGTGGTATGACCTGGATGTGATCATGTTCGAGAGCGGCGTCGGCTCCGAGTTCGAGCTCTTCGCCGCCGAAGGCGCCTTCACCGCGTTCAACTCGACCGACTTCCACCTCGTGGGCGACGTCGCCAATCGCGGGTTGGAAGTCATGACCGTCCCGACCCCCGCGGCGCTGCCCGCCGGGCTGGCGCTGCTGAGCGTCGTTGCGATGCGTCGGCGCAGCTAACCGCGACGCAACGTGTCGCGCGTCCGCGCCGCCCGTTGAGCGGCGGCTATGGAAAATCGCCATGAAAAAAGCCGCATTCACATTGATCGAGCTTATGGTCGTCGTCGCGATCATCCTGGTGCTCGTGGCGATTCTCCTGCCGACGCTCGAGAACGCCAAGGAGGTCGCCGCGCTGACCGTCTGCGCCGCCAATCAGCGCCAGCTTGTCATGTCCAACCAGATGTACGCCAGCGACAACCACGGCCTGTATCCGCCATTCCGCATGGCCATCACGCTCAATTGGAAAGGCGAAGTCGACGGGTCCGACGGCCCGGGCATCACGCGACTCGATCAAAGTCTGCTCTGGCCCTACTTCCGAAGCGCCGGCGTGCTGATGTGTCCGATCTTCAAGGCGCTGACGAATGACGATGCGATTCGCGCCTATTCGATGAACTGGAACATCGGCTCGACGCCGCCGATGACGGACAATGACAATGAGGGCATCGGCTCGCTGACGAAGGTCCGACGCCCCGCGGAACTGTGCATGTTCAGCGAGGAAAACCCGTGGGCCCATCCGGCTTACTCGGGGGTGGGCATCAATGACGCCGACCTCGTCGTCCGCACCTGGCCCACGCAGGACACGCTCGCCACGTATCATCTGCCCCGCTACGAACGCTACGCGCAGGGCGAGCCCGCCGGGTTCCTGCCCACGCATCAGGACCAGCTTCTGGACACCGGCGTCGCCAACGTCGGATTCGTCGACGGCCACGTCGCTACCGCCAACACGCTCCAGACCGAGCGCCTCGTCTTCAATGACCCGACGCGCGTGCATTACCCGGGCAACTTCGCGTATGCTGATCGCTGAGGTTTCATGAATCGACCGACACGAAATCGCGGCTTCACGCTGATCGAAATCCTTGTCGTCGTCGGCATCATCGTGCTGCTGGTGGGCATCCTGCTGCCGGCATTAGGCAGCGCGCGGAAGAAGGCGCGCTACGCCGCATGGGCCGCATATTCGAGGAATCTCGCCGCCGATCCGGACATGGCGGCGTATTACGATTTTCAGGGTCAGGGCGGCAGCGGCGACCGCACCGTCAAGAACAAAGCCCAGGGCGCGATCGACACGAAGATGATTCGCATCGCCTCGGCCAATGACCTGTACCGCATGACCTGGCCGGTCGACGAGACGAAGTTCCCGGTGTGGGCGACCGGGCGATGGGAAGGTAAGGGCGCGATCCAATTCGACGGCGTGGACGACTATCTCGAAACGGCCGTGCAGACGCAGGGCCAGTTCGATTTCCGCGGATCGTTCTCCGTCTTCTGCTGGTTCAAGATCGACGAGTTTCAGGGCACATGGGACGCCTTGATCACCAAGGGCGATTCCACCTGGCGATTGCACCGCTACCTGACATCTCACACACTCTCGTTCGACACGAACCACGGCGGGCCGGCCGATGTGCTCGACGCCCATACGCCGGTCGATGACAATGCGTGGCATCTGGCGGTGGTGACGATGCACGTCGGCTCCGGCCGGTACGACAAGGCGATTTACATTGATGGCAACGTCGAGAATACGCGGACGCTCACCACGCCGATGGACCTCAATGACTACCGCCTGATGATCGGCCGCAATGAACAGGCCGGCGGGGCACGATACATTCACGGTCTCATCGACGAGATCGGCATCGTCCGCCGCGCCCTGACCGTCGACGATGTTGCCAAGATGTACAACATCGGCCACCCCTGATCGCCCGGCGCATTGAGCCGCGCGGGGCAAGCCGCGCCGCCAAATGCGCGTCACGATTTGAAATCGAACGATTCATTTGCGCCGGCGCACCGCCAGCAGGGCGATGAGCGCCAGCCCTGCCGGAAGGGCCGCGGGCGTGGGGATCGCCGTGACGAACTGCGCGGGCGCGAGCGCGCCGTTGGTGATGCGGATGTAATCGATGTCGCCTTCCAGTTCGCGGCTGCCGTTGAGGAAGTCGCCGATCGTCACGACATCGGGGTTGTTGCCTATCAGGCCGGTGATCGTGCCGACGCTGGCGGTCTGCACGAGTTCATAGTTGATTTAGAGCTTGAGCTGCGCGGCCGCGGCGTCGTACACGCCGGCGACCTGCACCCAGTCGCCCGTGTTGATCAACTGGTCGACCGCACTGGTCACCGAATACTGATGCCCGCCTTCATCGCGGATCAGGAACTCGAGCCGCCCGGTGTTGCTGCGCATCCACCACTGGCTCACCGATCCGCTCACGCCGTTCTTGGCGACCACGCTGACCACGCCGGTATCGGTCGTGCGGACGAGCGATTCGATGGTGAAACTGCCGTCAAAGTGGAACGCGGCATCGTCGGCGATCGTGATGCGGTCACGATTGGCTTCATCGGAGCCGTCGAAGTGAATGCCGCGCCCGTTGATCTGGTGACCCGCGTCGCCGCTGATGTAGTCGACGACGTTCCCGGCGACGGCACCATTGTGATTGCCGGTTTCGTCGATGATCGTCTGGCCGATCGACCCGGT
The window above is part of the Planctomycetota bacterium genome. Proteins encoded here:
- a CDS encoding prepilin-type N-terminal cleavage/methylation domain-containing protein, which codes for MKKAAFTLIELMVVVAIILVLVAILLPTLENAKEVAALTVCAANQRQLVMSNQMYASDNHGLYPPFRMAITLNWKGEVDGSDGPGITRLDQSLLWPYFRSAGVLMCPIFKALTNDDAIRAYSMNWNIGSTPPMTDNDNEGIGSLTKVRRPAELCMFSEENPWAHPAYSGVGINDADLVVRTWPTQDTLATYHLPRYERYAQGEPAGFLPTHQDQLLDTGVANVGFVDGHVATANTLQTERLVFNDPTRVHYPGNFAYADR
- a CDS encoding prepilin-type N-terminal cleavage/methylation domain-containing protein; this translates as MNRPTRNRGFTLIEILVVVGIIVLLVGILLPALGSARKKARYAAWAAYSRNLAADPDMAAYYDFQGQGGSGDRTVKNKAQGAIDTKMIRIASANDLYRMTWPVDETKFPVWATGRWEGKGAIQFDGVDDYLETAVQTQGQFDFRGSFSVFCWFKIDEFQGTWDALITKGDSTWRLHRYLTSHTLSFDTNHGGPADVLDAHTPVDDNAWHLAVVTMHVGSGRYDKAIYIDGNVENTRTLTTPMDLNDYRLMIGRNEQAGGARYIHGLIDEIGIVRRALTVDDVAKMYNIGHP